A region of the Mytilus galloprovincialis chromosome 1, xbMytGall1.hap1.1, whole genome shotgun sequence genome:
gcgaaaattATAtggccgtagaacattttttattaacatttccgtaagggtggggtagggtgttcaaccccaactttggaccaaattttaaaaaaaaactaagctaAACAAAATCATGGATTacttctcaagtagaccttatataagcagcttcacattgcacctaatGGCGAAAAGAGTATTGccgtagaatattttttattaacatttccgtaagggtgggatagggtgtccgaccccaactttggaccaaattttaaaaacatctaAACCGAAAAACACCCTTCAGTTTTTCACAAGCAGACCTTGGCTATTCAGcattcctttgcacctagtggcgaaaaaagcattgccgtagaacagttataattaacatttccgtaagggtggggtagagTGTCCGACCATAACTTTGGactaaattttagaaaaatttcaGCCCAGCAAcatggtgattttttttctcaagtagacattagctattcagcttcacttTGCAACAAGTGGCAAAAAAAAGAATTGCAGTAGCacattttttattagtatttccgtaagggtgggtaagctgtccgaccccaactttggaccaaattttaaaaaaaaaataaaagccgaacaacaccctggatttgtTTTCAAGTAGActttagctattcagcttcacacaGAACCTAGTGAcgaaaaagtattgccgtagaacattttttattaacatttccgtaagggtggggaaGGTTGtgcgaccccaactttggaccaaattgtaaaaaaatctaaGTCGAGCAAcaaacaccctggattttttctcaagtagaccttagctattcagcttcacattgcacctagtggcgaaaaaagtattgctgtagaacattttttattaacatttccgtaagggtgggtaGGGTGTCTGACctcaactttggaccaaattttttaaagtctaagacgaacaacaccctggagattttttttcaagtagacctaagctattcagcttcacattgcacctggTGGCGAAATaaatattgccgtagaacattttttagtaacatttccgtaagggtgggttAAGGTGTCCGATCCTAACTTTggaccaaaatttttaaaaatctaagccgaacaacaccctggattttttctcaagtagaccttagctattaaGATTCACATTGCACCTAAAAGCGAAAAAAGTATTGTTGTAGTACatgttttattaacatttccgttaGGTAGGGTAGAGTGTCTGATTCAAACTTTGGACCTTATTTGAGAAAAAACTTAGCCGAACAACTACCTAGATTTTTTCTTCAGTAAACCCCATCTTCTCAGCTTCACTTTGCCCTTAGTAGCTTAACTATATTGCCGTACCGAATATTTTGATGAACTGATCCGTATTGGTGGGGTTTGGTGGCCAAATATATGATCAATCTTAAAAATCTAATACTTTAATACGAACTCGCACTTAATTTCCTCCTTGttgtttggatatgaaaacatttacaaaatcgGAACGCGTGAAGGTGTTTATAGTATTATGAGGTGCGCTAATTTGAGTAATGATTTATCTATGGTACAGATAATTGCTAATACAGATTTTTTCAAATGCAGTTGTTTATGATGATCTGTTCTTCTGTTCTTATGTCGCACATCCTCGACATATACCGATCACTTTTACCCAAACATGTCTTGGATAAATACCAATTTGTCAAACTTCAGAACAAAATAATTAGTTGTTTTACACCTCAATTACAATTCAGACACAGCGGGGACAAGGGATGTAAAATATAGTGTTTAACTCTTACCTTACTAAAGGAGAagccatatctgctgcaggaaaattaAAGTCGATATTAAAACTTTTAGATTAACATCAAGGAGTGTCTGCAGATTACGAATACACGAAATGAGGACCAATAACTTCTGTCGCTACAGCTATTAGGCGCGATATTAAAAACATCGCTTTTTACTCTGAATACTTCCCTAGTGCCGATGAAAAATCTCTTCTTATGTTCATTTGTTGGTTAATTGATTCAAAATCACATACAGTCACTTCTGGACCGTATGTTGTGCCTAAAGATAAAATTCGTAAAAGTATGGCTATTACAGAATTTATCGTGTATATACTAAAAATGTGTTTCCTGTACATAAATTATGCAGTGTGTTGAACACTTAGTCTatcatgtgtaaagttttatctGCTGTTTCTGCTTTCACCGGTTGTGATTCCACTTCACATTATAAGGAATCGGGGGGAAAtagtttataaaattttaaaagacaatcTTGGGGACCTTGATTTAGACCATCTTTCAAGCTGTGACATTGTTAAATCTGTCAACTAGACATGAGTTGCAAGGCTCTATGAAATGGACAGCTAAATTTGACAACAGTGATTAGAATAAACTCCGTGAAAGCTAAACAAAAATTATGCTAGCTTAGCCAAACTACCCCATGCGATTCAACTTTCCTTCAACACGTCCTGAAAGCGTTACTTCAGACCACTGTATTGCACAGCCACCAAAGCAGTTTCCATCAGACTTGACTGGGAAGACGCACATGGATTAACGCCAATGTTTTAATAGACATGTGTGCTTTGAACAAAATCTGTCATGCactgtattttataaaattgagaatggaaatggagaatgtgtcaaagagacaacaacccgacctttGTCCGTATCAAGGAAGTGAAGCGTGCtgtaatgctaatacgcgtaTTGAATCCGAAACAATGATGGAGAGATTGACCCATAGCTACGATTCTTGCAAAACACGTTCCCACTGTAacgttttgatattttttacatgCACTAatctctttttatatttaagacCAGAACTTTTGAATGCACCATTTGAAAGACAAGTTATATATCGTTCAATCTAGCATTATTATCTATAATTTTCCTAATAAATTGCCGAGTCTACACTTTATCAAGATAAACCCAATAAGACATGcgtattcattttattattttggttAACACTAAACCAACCGCTTAATACATGCAAGTCACGCCTATGATTTTTCTTAAACTCTCGCATTCGCCTCGTTTGACCAtgataattgtttgttataactAATCGATTCGTCTTCGTaaatacacaatatttatttatctttagcCAGATACTTATTttccaaaaatacaaaactttttggatgcaaaattaaaaccactgtttcagcgcttggattgttttttttttttttggtttttttttaaagaaaataatgtgaTAGGCTGGTGAATTTCAGTTTAGAAATAATTCTGTTATATGTTGTAGTAAAAATTGATAATCAATATGAAAGTTAATAGATGTGAAAAGATCAAGTTCACATCTACATATGTTATGAACTTCCACAATAACGACCAATAACActaaaagagaggtgaaagattCTAAAGGTATTGCTTGATAGTCGAGCATTTATGTCAATTGGGTACTCTTTTCTGCTTTAATTCCTTTCATTTTTACAACGGAAATCAGCAAATTTCTGTCTTATGACTATGTTCATCTTAGAGTCAACAATTTTAAAGtgatattataaaacttatacaatcATATGCAAATGTGAAATAGCAAAACTGTTCATTTATTTTAGGATACTAGTACATAGGTGTATTTGGGccattttttctaaataatatttttatttatttttgtaggaGGGTGCCACATCATGCATTGCTGAGGAAAAACGAGAACGACACACTAGTGTTGAGGTTAATATAAATTTAGCTACAAATAAGCATTTGAATCACAGCCTGAACAGTAAATAATGCTTGTAATTGGAActtgtgtatatatatgtacatttgaaaaagaagatggggtatgattgtcaatgaggcaactcttcacAAGACAAGAAAccaaagttaacaactataggtcactgtatggccttcaacaatgagcaaagaccatactgcaatatatttatatagaaatatcCACTATATGATATATTAAGATTGATCTTTTTCACCTACACGAAAATAGCACTGACCTAAGTTTGTTCCCACAATGCAATAAGTTTCTATTTGTTTGTTAGGATATTTAACAAAAAGTCTTAAAGaaatagaaaaccaacataaaggtaAATAATGACCTAACTTAAATATTAGTGAGCTTCTAACACAATTGATTAAGACATCCATTTCTTTCATATAGACAAGTTGTCAAGTTTTCTATCacttttacaggtaaattgtttttctgatgCTGATAGTGAAAGCCAGCCAATATTCAGCCAAGACTCTGAGGCTTCTGTGTGTGGCATTGGAAAACTTGAGAAGCTTAATGCTTATcttgaaataacaaatatttctccaataaaagaaaagacaacaccATTAAGTACTTCCTGtgagaaaacaagaaaaaagtgTGTATCCAAAGCATTGGAGTGCCTTACTGCTATTTGCAGCACAATATGCCCAGGTGAAGGGGAAGAATTGGAAACCATGGTTTTACAGGCAAAACAAACTCTTCTTAATGAAAAGGTAAGAATTTAAATTGCAAATATGGCAGTTAAACATGATAAACTAAAATCTGTAGTTAAAACAATTGTCCCTGAATATAGAACAAATCAATTGGAAATTAGCCTTTTTAAAAatacctataattgcttacatctactatgtttgaaatttggtggatagttgtctaattggcaattataccacatgtcttttttatatttttgaattgtaTTAATGATGTATGACCCCATTACTCTGATGATATCTATATACGtctgtacatgtacattacaattaaaatattgtttttctagAACTCCTTATTATATATCTAACTGATCCTGTAATAACATAATTATTGTGTTTTGATGTGTCATAGATTTAGTGTTGATATTGCCTTTATTGACCTAGACTCAGTCTCAGTCAGTGTTGGTTCTTTATGTGGAATCTCACCATAtatgtatgtacatatatataatattgacTCACGTTTCTAAAAATTTTCTATTGTTACTATTATAGATTACAACATTAGATCAAACTTGCTTTATACTGAAGGAAGTGTATTTACAAGCTGAGTCTTGGACTTTACAGAGGCAAATACTGTCTATTATTTGCAAGGACAGAACTTTTAGAGAGATTAAGGAAGTAAGATCATttaattatagaaataaaaaagaattgatACTAGCTGCTTTGTGTAAAatattatcctgatttagagtttCTTGCAATTTgcttggctgatattgtcctaaaagatttcagtacaatttttaattaagtcaattggaattatctcccttatactattgacctaataaaatttgaaaaaaaatgaattgcttTATAGtccttatattttaaatttttcacggttttagataaaatattaaaaaggacCATTGAAGTGTATTTTCGGGAATTCGCAGAGTATCACCAGAATGCCAAACAATAACTTTGTGGAAAGGCATGTGATATAAGTCGAAGCaagtgataaacttttcatatcagctcGCTAAGCGCCAATTTGAAAAATACGGATTTTACGTGAATTAAATGATAAcaatcatacagtaaaaatcatatgttatttagtctaagtataggataaatatatatatatatatatatatatatatatatatatatatatatatatatatatatatatatatatatatatatatatatatgtataggcATCTATTACTACAGTTATGTGTACATGTATGCCATAAAAGACTATTTATATTCTCAAATATTTAGAGGGTTATGGTTCATGATTAATTtccaaaaataattcattttatggGTTTAATAATAGTCAAAGAATAGatcttttttttagaattttgggggatttttgtcaataaaaaaaatgcagttaTCAGATCCTAATTCAGATGATATATTATTGACAGGAAATAATTTACTTTCTAGACTTACAGacagttatattaaaacataaatttcctggcaaaatattaaaaatattctacTTTATCACTTTTTTTCAGTTATTACCTAATGTGTCAGCCTGGAAGTTCAATAAAGCCAAGCACCATACAAACGATGTTGGATGTGGTATGCCAGTTGCACTTGACAAAAAATGTAGGAACAGGGTAGACAATGAAAAACTTGAACATTTTATTGACTACATACTGTCATCTAACATTATAAAGGATTTGCCTTATGGGACAAAGACCATGAAACTTTCTTCAGGAGAGGTTGTTGAAGTCCCAAACCTCATAAGAAGCCTAGCACCATCTTCACTGATAACACAGTACACACAATACTGTGAAGCAGAAGATATCATACCATTAGGTATAATAGAATATTAGAGTTTGCATATTTTttctatgaaatgttttaattttgttaatcAGAGATATAACGACacataataaaaattaagttGAACCTCTATATAATAACTacatgaatattaattttatcttCCTCCAACTCAAAATTGGATCTTTACGATTCACAATTTATACTTAATTTTACAGGATCCTCAACATTATACAAGATTTTAAATGATTGTTCTGCATCTGTACGAAAATGTATAGAGGGATTAGACTACTATGTGGCTGAGGGGGGAAGATCTTTCCTAGACCTGGAAAACATTATAGAAAAATTAGAGATCACTGATGAGAGAAAGAAAGAGATGATTTCATGTCTTCTTAGTGGTAAAAGCTATCTAAAGTCAGACTTTAAGGTAATATATATAGGGTATGCACATATAAACCAGAATATTTAGAACAATGATattggaaatttgtaaaaaaaacaacttgaATGGCTAATAAATCAGAACATGGGCAATATGTTCCTCATAGCTTCATATTAAACTAAGATTTATTTGTGGCAAGCCATTGTCTTTTCTATTCTAACTTTAagttatttcatatgatataaaagatatatcatataatatgtaagatatctcatataatatgtAGGATATGTCATATGATTTTATAACATTTCTATATCTCAATTAATATAGTTTTTATGAGATACATTGTATTAATTTACTTatgaaatttattatatattacttTATAAGATATAAAGATATcttctttaaaactttttata
Encoded here:
- the LOC143060510 gene encoding uncharacterized protein LOC143060510; translation: MVLQAKQTLLNEKITTLDQTCFILKEVYLQAESWTLQRQILSIICKDRTFREIKELLPNVSAWKFNKAKHHTNDVGCGMPVALDKKCRNRVDNEKLEHFIDYILSSNIIKDLPYGTKTMKLSSGEVVEVPNLIRSLAPSSLITQYTQYCEAEDIIPLGSSTLYKILNDCSASVRKCIEGLDYYVAEGGRSFLDLENIIEKLEITDERKKEMISCLLSGKSYLKSDFKI